DNA from Actinomycetota bacterium:
ATTGGGTCAACATCCAGCGCTACATCGCCGGGCAGTTCCATCCCTTGATCGAGGCAACCCTGCCCATCAAGTGGAGTCCGCTGCTGCACGCTCCACTCATCCCAGTGAGCATCGTGACCGCTTTGGCGACGATCGCGTGGGTGATGGGTATCTTCCTTTGGGCCAGAACGAGCAAGGATCGCGAACACTTCTAGCGCTGACAGTGCGCCCGTCCCGCATCGGGCGGAGCATCCTGTGGACTACCGTTGTGGCTCGTGACATCCCTGCGTACTTTGGTTGCGATCCCGGCTTGGAATGAGTCTGGGTCGATCGTGGGGGTCATTACCAAGGTTCGCGAGCACCGTCCGGACGCTGACATTCTGGTGGTCAGTGATGGCTCCACGGATGACACTGCTGCACTGGCCAAGGCTGCCGGGGCCACCGTTGTCACCCTGCCATTCAATGTTGGCGTGGGCGGTGCGATGCGCACGGCCTTTCTGTATGCCAAGCGCGAGGGCTATGGCGCGATGGTGCAGGTGGATGCCGATGGCCAGCACGATCCAGCCGATCTGGATCGCGTCATCGATGGGCTATCCGAGGCTGATGTTGTTGTGGGCACCCGCTTCCATCCGAATTCGATGTACTTCGTCGGTGGTCCGCGCCGCTGGGCGATGGTGCTGCTGTCACGCTCCCTGAGTCGGATGAATCGCGGCACGATCTCTGATCCCACCTCTGGCTTTCGCAGTGCGGGTCCAAGAGCGATTGACCTGTTTGCCGTGGAGTACCCGGCTGACTATCTCGGCGACACCGTGGGCTCCTTGTCCATCGCGATTCGCAATGGTCTTGTGATCCATGAGACTCCAGTGACCATGTACTTCCGCCAAGCGGGCCGTCCCAGCAAGAACGCGATCTGGTCGGCGCTGTACCTGGGCCGGGCCACCCTTGCCATCATCGCCACCACTACCCGAGCCCGACGCACTCCGAAGGCAGATGCTGCGTGACCGCCAATGTGCTGGCCGGCATCACGGCAATCGTCACCTTCATCTTCGTCTTCAGCCTGCTGCGTCGTGGAGCGCTGCGCGAGAAGTACGCCGTGCTCTGGCTCTTCTTCTCTGGTGCTTCGCTCTTCTTTGCAGTGGTGCCTGGTGCACTTGATTGGTTCGCAGATCTGGTAGGCGTCGCAACACCGGTGAACTTGCTCTTCTTCGTCACCGTCGTCCTGCTCGTGCTCGTCAGCGTTCAGTTGAGCTACGAGTTGAGTCGCCATGAGATGCGTATTCGCCGGCTGGCTGAAGAGGTGGCTTTGCTGCAGGAAGAAATCGAGCAACTCCGGGAGCAGCGTGACAACTGAGGCAGTTCTGATCATTGCCTTCAACCGACCGGATCTGTTGCGCGTCCTTCTGGATCGCCTTCGGCTGGTGGAGCCTCAGAAGGTATTTGTGGCCATTGATGGCCCGCGAGCCACTCGCGAAGGCGAAGCAGGACGCGTGCAGGAATGTCGCGACTTGGTGGCGAGCATCGATTGGCCGTGCGAAGTCACCACAAAGTTCCAGGACGAGAATCTGGGCTGCGGCCTGGGTGTCTCAACCGCCATCAGCTGGTTCTTTGAGCATGTCGAGCGCGGCATCATCCTTGAGGACGACATCATTCCGGACCCGAGTTTCTTTCCCTACTGCACAGAACTGCTTGATCGCTATGAGCTTGATCAGCGCGTGTTCGCAATCTCCGGCTGCAATTTCGTGCCGGCAGACGCGCAGGAGCATCCAGAGCATGCCTACCGTTTTTCGCAGATCCCGCATATTTGGGGCTGGGCTACCTGGCGCAGATCCTGGCAGCAGCATCAGCTCGATATCGCCGGGTGGCGGTCGCGCCTGCCTATTCGCACGTTGTGGTCTCGGGTCGGACATTCAGTTCCGGCAACTGTCTATTGGACAGGGATCTTCGAACTGCTCGCCCGTAAGCAAGTCGATACGTGGGACGGCCAATTGGTGTTATCCAGCATGGTCTCGCAGCAATTGACAGCGACCAGCAACGTCAATCTGATTGAGAACATCGGATTCGGTGAGACGGCAACGCATACAGTTGAGGACCGTCAGGAACTCACCGCAGTGTGTGCAATGCAGTTGCCGACAGTGCCGGTATCTGTTGTAGTGGATCGCAAGGCAGATGAGTGGACGCGGATTCACCACTTCAACGCGACTTGGCGAGGGATGTTGGATCAGCTCGATGGTTACCGCAAGCAGCGCAAGAGGAGGAGATCGTGACG
Protein-coding regions in this window:
- a CDS encoding glycosyltransferase family 2 protein, producing MTSLRTLVAIPAWNESGSIVGVITKVREHRPDADILVVSDGSTDDTAALAKAAGATVVTLPFNVGVGGAMRTAFLYAKREGYGAMVQVDADGQHDPADLDRVIDGLSEADVVVGTRFHPNSMYFVGGPRRWAMVLLSRSLSRMNRGTISDPTSGFRSAGPRAIDLFAVEYPADYLGDTVGSLSIAIRNGLVIHETPVTMYFRQAGRPSKNAIWSALYLGRATLAIIATTTRARRTPKADAA
- a CDS encoding DUF2304 domain-containing protein, with amino-acid sequence MTANVLAGITAIVTFIFVFSLLRRGALREKYAVLWLFFSGASLFFAVVPGALDWFADLVGVATPVNLLFFVTVVLLVLVSVQLSYELSRHEMRIRRLAEEVALLQEEIEQLREQRDN